In Candidatus Spechtbacterales bacterium, the genomic window AATTAGGCAATCGCGAGACGGCACAAAATGGGGCTGGCTTGTTGAAGGCTCGGCCATCATAGATGAATCTTACCCATATCAATTTATAGCCTCTGAACTTATTCACGAAGCCCAACATGTTATACAATACAAATCTGCACGCAAATATACAGATGCGCAAGCAGAAAAAGGCGCATATTTAGTCCAATTGAAGTTTTTAAAAAAAATAGGTTACGATAATGCCGCACAGTGGCTGTATGAATTTTTCAAAGAAAAGTGGTGGACAGAAAAACATAGAGGGAGCAAAGAAGTACAAGCAAAAAAAAGCAAAAAAGCAATTGCGCTTTTTGAGCTCTGGGGGAGTGAGTAACGCGGAGTTTTAAAAACAACCCACCCAAGATGGATTGAAGCCCAACTTCAATATTCGCCACCTGGCAAGGTCGGACCTTGCCAGGCTTAGACCCTCAAAAAAGTTGAACCCCGCAAGTCTGCCTCGGCGTGAGACGGGTGCGGGGTTTTTTGGTATAATGTGAGCATGAGTGATTATAACTACAAAAATTTTAAAGCTACTTATTATAACTTTACGGGTTTTGACGGTCCCGCTGAGGGGGAGCGGGCTCCGGATTTTAAAGCGCTTACTTTAGATGGTAAAGAGGTTATGCTGTCGGACTATTTTGGAAAACCTCTTGTCTTGGAAATGGGTAGTGTGACCTGCCCCATATATGTGGGAGAGATAAGGCCGATGCAAAAACTTGTTGAAAAGTTTCCCGAAGTTGAATTTTTAGTCCTTTATGTACGCGAGGCGCACCCGGGAGAAAAGATAGGACCGCACGAGAGCATGGAGGATAAAATAGGATGCGCGAACCTGCTGAAACAAAAGCGCAATGAAACCAGAACCATATTGGTGGATGATGTAGAGGGGACAGCTCATAAGATTTACGGCACTTTTCCCGATTCTGTTTTTATAATAGACAGTGAAGGCAAGATAGCGTGGCGCTCGCAATGGAACCGCACAAAAGAGGTTGAGAAAAATTTAGAGCGTTTATCGAGGGGAGAAAAGCCGGTACCCGCAAAAAAGAAACTTATAGACAAGCCCGAGAGATTAAATATTTCTACATTCCTTGATGGTGGCTGGATAGCAGTGAAGGATTTTAT contains:
- a CDS encoding deiodinase-like protein — protein: MSDYNYKNFKATYYNFTGFDGPAEGERAPDFKALTLDGKEVMLSDYFGKPLVLEMGSVTCPIYVGEIRPMQKLVEKFPEVEFLVLYVREAHPGEKIGPHESMEDKIGCANLLKQKRNETRTILVDDVEGTAHKIYGTFPDSVFIIDSEGKIAWRSQWNRTKEVEKNLERLSRGEKPVPAKKKLIDKPERLNISTFLDGGWIAVKDFILQFPALVKHRIFKK